A region of Shewanella psychromarinicola DNA encodes the following proteins:
- a CDS encoding M23 family metallopeptidase — MSVTVFIQGRNGVTRWQPSKRWLLLPIILMATGTGIYQYSTERFANQQAKVDENKQLRQQQKQQVVELKTATETQLTTLVVHVAKMQAKITRLEALGQQVAQNNLLDDQFDFSTEVGIGGLSEIGNGVELSQLIDEMSELASRIDNNNVQLSLLETVASNLHIDEERFISGRPIDKGWLSSSYGLRNDPFNGRRTMHKGIDFAGKEGTDVTATAAGVVTWSGRMSGYGELVEIDHGNGLRTRYGHNKSLSVNVGDVVAKGDKIASMGSTGRSTGPHVHYEVLRGKQQIDPQKYVYRKAS; from the coding sequence ATGAGTGTAACAGTTTTTATCCAAGGTCGAAATGGTGTAACGCGCTGGCAACCTAGCAAGCGTTGGTTACTCCTACCTATTATTCTAATGGCCACAGGCACAGGAATATATCAATATAGCACTGAGCGTTTTGCTAACCAACAAGCGAAAGTTGATGAAAATAAACAACTGCGCCAACAGCAAAAGCAACAAGTGGTAGAACTCAAAACTGCAACAGAAACCCAGCTGACAACTTTGGTTGTTCATGTGGCCAAGATGCAAGCCAAAATCACCCGTCTTGAAGCCCTGGGGCAACAAGTAGCGCAAAATAACCTCCTTGATGATCAATTTGATTTCTCTACAGAAGTTGGTATCGGCGGTTTAAGCGAAATAGGCAATGGTGTCGAATTAAGTCAGCTTATCGATGAAATGAGTGAGCTGGCATCTAGAATTGATAATAATAACGTTCAGCTATCACTACTTGAAACAGTAGCATCTAATCTCCATATAGATGAAGAGCGTTTTATATCAGGGCGGCCAATCGATAAAGGTTGGTTATCTTCGTCCTATGGTTTACGAAATGACCCTTTTAATGGCCGACGAACAATGCATAAAGGTATTGATTTCGCCGGTAAAGAAGGGACAGATGTTACTGCGACTGCTGCAGGCGTAGTAACATGGTCAGGAAGGATGTCTGGCTATGGTGAGTTAGTCGAAATTGATCATGGAAATGGTCTTCGCACTCGGTATGGACATAATAAATCTCTGTCAGTAAACGTAGGTGACGTCGTTGCCAAAGGCGATAAAATTGCCAGTATGGGAAGCACAGGCCGTTCAACCGGCCCCCATGTGCATTACGAAGTGCTGCGCGGTAAACAACAAATAGATCCACAGAAATACGTCTACCGCAAAGCAAGTTAA
- the lpxC gene encoding UDP-3-O-acyl-N-acetylglucosamine deacetylase, which translates to MIFQRTVQKMVKSTGVGLHSGNKVTLCIKPAPVNTGIVLKRTDLSPAVSIPAKANMVRETTMCTALVNDDGIRISTIEHLFAALAGLGIDNAIIEVDAPEIPIMDGSASPFVFLLQSAGIKEQAAAKKYLKITKPVRVEDGDKWAELKPFKGFRVDFEIDFAHPEIARSQQHMVMDFSTSAFVKDISRARTFGFMRDIEYLRANNLALGGSMENAVVLDEYRVLNPDGLRYEDEFVKHKILDAFGDLYVAGHAIVGEFSAYKTGHALNNQLVRALLAQQDAWELVSFDKEADVPVSFMVPGALTLA; encoded by the coding sequence ATGATTTTTCAAAGAACTGTTCAAAAAATGGTGAAGAGCACTGGTGTCGGATTACATTCTGGCAACAAAGTGACTCTGTGCATTAAGCCTGCACCTGTGAATACCGGGATTGTGCTAAAGCGTACCGATCTTAGCCCAGCTGTGTCTATACCAGCAAAGGCCAATATGGTTCGTGAAACAACAATGTGTACAGCCCTGGTAAACGATGACGGTATAAGAATATCAACTATTGAGCATTTGTTTGCTGCACTTGCTGGCTTAGGCATCGATAATGCTATTATCGAAGTTGACGCTCCAGAAATCCCGATTATGGATGGCAGTGCAAGTCCATTTGTGTTCTTACTGCAAAGTGCAGGTATTAAAGAACAGGCAGCCGCGAAGAAATATCTAAAAATCACCAAACCTGTGCGTGTTGAAGATGGCGATAAATGGGCCGAGTTAAAACCTTTCAAAGGGTTTAGAGTTGATTTTGAAATTGACTTTGCTCACCCAGAAATTGCTCGCAGTCAGCAACACATGGTGATGGACTTTTCGACATCAGCGTTCGTGAAAGACATTAGTCGTGCCAGAACATTTGGTTTTATGCGAGATATTGAATATCTACGTGCGAATAATCTTGCACTGGGTGGCAGCATGGAAAATGCCGTTGTACTTGACGAATATCGTGTATTAAACCCTGATGGTCTGCGTTATGAAGACGAATTCGTTAAGCATAAAATTCTCGATGCATTTGGTGACTTATATGTTGCTGGCCATGCCATTGTCGGTGAGTTTTCGGCTTATAAAACTGGTCATGCGTTAAACAACCAACTTGTCCGTGCATTACTTGCTCAGCAAGATGCGTGGGAATTAGTGAGCTTTGACAAAGAGGCTGATGTACCTGTCAGTTTCATGGTTCCAGGTGCGTTAACACTCGCTTAA
- a CDS encoding DUF721 domain-containing protein produces MKKPPQDLSNLVHLSGRLPELAEKAELLNNLNRYVKQTLNGPVAEQLKVANLRQGVLVIETTSAAWAARINFQKQKLLKQLQTDTLPMLTGIEVKVNPGLALAKPQSQPNQNMISTTAAKHIEALAEHIDGSLGEKLKRLAALASRNRQS; encoded by the coding sequence ATGAAAAAGCCCCCTCAAGATCTCAGTAATTTAGTTCATCTGTCTGGGAGACTGCCTGAACTGGCCGAGAAAGCAGAACTACTTAATAATCTGAATCGTTATGTAAAACAGACGTTAAATGGTCCTGTGGCCGAGCAGCTCAAAGTCGCCAATCTCCGCCAGGGTGTTCTTGTTATTGAAACTACATCAGCAGCATGGGCTGCTAGAATAAACTTTCAAAAGCAGAAGCTATTAAAACAGCTTCAAACTGATACGCTTCCGATGCTTACCGGTATTGAGGTGAAAGTCAATCCTGGACTTGCCTTAGCAAAACCACAATCTCAACCTAATCAAAATATGATCAGCACCACTGCTGCAAAACATATTGAAGCATTAGCAGAACATATCGATGGTTCTTTAGGTGAAAAACTAAAACGGCTGGCTGCATTAGCCAGCCGTAATAGGCAATCTTAA
- the secA gene encoding preprotein translocase subunit SecA: MLGKLLTKVFGSRNDRTLKSLGKIVNQINALESDYEKLSDEELKAKTAEFRTRLENGETLDNIMAEAFAVVREASKRVFEMRPFDVQLLGGMVLDSNRIAEMRTGEGKTLTATLPAYLNGITGKGVHIITVNDYLATRDAENNRPLFEFLGLSVGINISGIGQFEKKESYAADITYGTNNEFGFDYLRDNMAFSPQERVQRPLHYALIDEVDSILIDEARTPLIISGAAEDSSELYAKINLLIPSLIRQDKEDTEDYVGEGDYTIDEKGKQVYLTERGQEKVELLLIEKGMLAEGDSLYSASNISLLHHAHAALRAHTLFEKDIDYIVKDDEVIIVDEHTGRTMPGRRWSEGLHQAVEAKEGAKIQNENQTLASITFQNYFRQYDKLAGMTGTADTEAFEFQHIYGLDTVVVPTNQPMVRNDMPDLVYLTAPEKYAAIVKDIEACRERGQPVLVGTVSIEQSEVLASLLKEAKIPHSVLNAKFHEKEAEIIAQAGRIGAVTIATNMAGRGTDIVLGGNWKVEIEELVNPTAEQIAKVRSDWNIQHGKVLEAGGLHILGTERHESRRIDNQLRGRSGRQGDAGSSRFYLSMDDSLMRIFASDRVSGMMKKLGMEEGEAIEHPWVSRAIENAQRKVEARNFDIRKQLLEYDDVANDQRQVVYSQRNELMDAESIQETIQNIEQDVISAIIDQYIPPRSLEELWDVPGLEQRLSNEFGLALTIQEWLDKDDNLHEETLRERIVTSWTDLYKAKEEMVGAQVLRQFEKSVMLQTLDGLWKEHLAAMDHLRQGIHLRGYAQKNPKQEYKRESFELFQQMLESLKNDVISVLSKVQVQAQSDVDEMEQRRRDEEAKIELAYQHASAEALGNEDTQQAKAPKTVIREGEKIGRNDPCPCGSGQKYKQCHGKLS; this comes from the coding sequence ATGTTAGGCAAACTACTGACAAAAGTATTCGGAAGTCGCAACGACCGCACCCTGAAAAGTCTTGGAAAAATTGTTAATCAAATTAATGCATTAGAATCTGATTACGAAAAACTTTCTGATGAAGAACTTAAAGCTAAAACTGCAGAGTTCCGTACCCGTCTAGAAAATGGTGAAACGTTAGATAATATCATGGCAGAGGCTTTTGCTGTTGTACGTGAAGCATCAAAGCGTGTGTTTGAAATGCGTCCCTTTGATGTTCAATTACTCGGTGGCATGGTATTAGACAGCAATCGTATTGCTGAAATGCGAACCGGTGAAGGTAAAACCCTGACGGCAACCCTGCCAGCCTACCTTAATGGAATAACGGGCAAAGGTGTTCACATCATTACTGTGAACGACTACTTAGCAACGCGTGATGCTGAAAATAACCGCCCACTGTTTGAGTTTTTAGGCTTAAGTGTCGGGATTAACATTTCTGGTATAGGCCAATTTGAAAAGAAAGAATCCTATGCTGCCGATATCACCTACGGCACCAATAATGAATTTGGTTTTGACTACCTTCGTGACAACATGGCGTTTTCTCCCCAAGAACGTGTTCAGCGACCATTGCACTATGCCCTTATTGATGAAGTCGATTCAATTTTAATTGATGAAGCCCGTACACCGTTGATTATTTCTGGTGCGGCCGAAGACAGTTCTGAGCTATACGCTAAAATCAATTTATTAATCCCAAGTTTAATCCGTCAAGACAAAGAAGATACCGAAGACTATGTTGGCGAAGGTGATTACACAATTGATGAAAAGGGTAAGCAGGTTTATTTAACTGAACGTGGGCAAGAAAAAGTTGAGCTACTCTTAATTGAGAAAGGCATGTTAGCAGAAGGTGATTCACTCTATTCTGCGTCGAATATCTCTTTGTTGCACCATGCTCATGCCGCACTTCGCGCACATACCTTGTTTGAAAAAGATATCGATTATATTGTCAAAGATGATGAAGTCATTATCGTCGATGAACATACAGGTCGTACTATGCCTGGACGTCGCTGGTCTGAAGGCTTACATCAAGCTGTCGAAGCCAAAGAAGGCGCTAAAATCCAGAATGAAAACCAAACTCTGGCTTCTATTACTTTCCAAAACTACTTTAGACAGTATGACAAACTTGCCGGTATGACAGGTACTGCAGACACTGAAGCATTTGAATTTCAACATATCTATGGTTTAGATACTGTTGTTGTACCGACCAATCAGCCTATGGTGCGTAACGATATGCCTGATCTGGTCTATCTCACCGCGCCAGAGAAATATGCAGCTATTGTTAAAGACATTGAAGCTTGTCGTGAACGTGGTCAGCCAGTGCTTGTTGGTACCGTATCAATTGAACAATCTGAAGTTTTAGCATCATTACTAAAAGAAGCAAAAATTCCACACAGTGTATTGAATGCCAAATTCCACGAGAAAGAGGCAGAGATTATTGCTCAAGCCGGGCGTATTGGCGCAGTAACCATTGCAACAAACATGGCTGGCCGCGGTACGGATATTGTTCTGGGTGGTAACTGGAAAGTTGAAATTGAAGAATTAGTAAATCCAACGGCTGAACAGATTGCTAAGGTTCGTTCAGACTGGAACATTCAGCATGGTAAAGTACTCGAAGCTGGCGGTTTACATATTCTTGGTACAGAACGTCATGAATCACGTCGTATCGATAATCAGCTACGTGGCCGTTCAGGTCGTCAAGGTGATGCCGGTTCTTCACGCTTTTACTTGTCGATGGATGACAGCTTAATGCGTATCTTCGCCTCAGATCGTGTTTCAGGCATGATGAAAAAACTAGGGATGGAAGAAGGTGAAGCGATTGAACATCCTTGGGTATCGCGTGCTATCGAAAATGCCCAGCGTAAAGTAGAAGCGCGTAACTTCGATATTCGTAAGCAACTACTGGAATATGATGATGTTGCTAACGATCAGCGTCAAGTCGTCTATTCACAGCGTAATGAGTTAATGGATGCTGAAAGTATTCAAGAAACGATTCAGAATATCGAACAAGATGTGATCAGCGCTATTATCGATCAATATATCCCACCACGTTCACTCGAAGAGCTCTGGGATGTGCCTGGGCTTGAGCAACGCCTCAGTAATGAGTTTGGTCTAGCGTTAACGATACAAGAATGGTTAGATAAAGATGATAATCTGCATGAAGAAACCTTACGCGAACGTATCGTGACATCATGGACTGATTTATATAAAGCTAAAGAAGAAATGGTCGGTGCACAGGTATTACGTCAATTTGAAAAATCGGTAATGCTACAAACACTCGATGGACTCTGGAAAGAACACTTAGCTGCTATGGATCATTTGCGTCAAGGTATTCATTTACGTGGCTATGCACAGAAAAATCCAAAGCAAGAATATAAGCGTGAATCTTTTGAGTTATTCCAACAAATGCTTGAATCATTGAAAAATGATGTGATAAGTGTTCTATCTAAGGTCCAAGTGCAAGCTCAGTCCGATGTAGACGAAATGGAACAGCGTCGCCGTGACGAAGAAGCAAAGATCGAACTGGCTTATCAACACGCATCAGCTGAAGCATTAGGCAATGAAGATACACAACAAGCAAAAGCGCCTAAAACGGTGATCCGTGAAGGTGAGAAGATAGGCCGTAACGATCCATGCCCATGTGGTTCAGGCCAAAAGTACAAACAATGTCACGGTAAACTCAGTTAA